In Macaca nemestrina isolate mMacNem1 chromosome 11, mMacNem.hap1, whole genome shotgun sequence, a single window of DNA contains:
- the LOC105483237 gene encoding homeobox protein DLX-1 isoform X1 → MTMTTMPESLNSPVSGKAVFMEFGPPNQQMSPSPMSHGHYSMHCLHSAGHSQPDGAYSSASSFSRPLGYPYVNSVSSHASSPYISSVQSYPGSASLAQSRLEDPGADSEKSTVVEGGEVRFNGKGKKIRKPRTIYSSLQLQALNRRFQQTQYLALPERAELAASLGLTQTQVKIWFQNKRSKFKKLMKQGGAALEGSALANGRALSAGSPPVPPGWNPNSSSGKGSGGNAGSYIPSYTSWYPSAHQEAMQQPQLM, encoded by the exons ATGACCATGACCACCATGCCAGAAAGTCTCAACAGCCCCGTGTCGGGCAAGGCGGTGTTTATGGAGTTTGGGCCGCCCAACCAGCAAATGTCTCCTTCTCCCATGTCCCACGGGCACTACTCCATGCACTGTTTACACTCGGCGGGCCATTCGCAGCCCGACGGCGCCTACAGCTCAGCCTCGTCCTTCTCCCGACCGCTGGGCTACCCCTACGTCAACTCGGTCAGCAGCCACGCTTCCAGCCCCTACATCAGTTCGGTGCAGTCCTACCCGGGCAGCGCCAGCCTCGCCCAGAGCCGCCTGGAGGACCCAG GGGCGGACTCGGAGAAGAGCACGGTGGTGGAAGGCGGTGAAGTGCGCTTCAATGGCAAGGGAAAAAAGATCCGTAAACCCAGGACGATTTATTCCAGCTTGCAGTTGCAGGCTTTGAACCGGAGGTTCCAGCAAACTCAGTACCTAGCTCTGCCGGAGAGGGCGGAGCTCGCGGCCTCTTTGGGACTCACACAGACTCAG GTCAAGATCTGGTTCCAAAACAAGCGATCCAAGTTCAAGAAGCTgatgaagcagggtggggcggcTCTAGAGGGTAGCGCGTTGGCCAACGGCCGGGCCCTGTCTGCTGGCTCCCCACCCGTGCCGCCCGGCTGGAACCCTAACTCTTCATCCGGGAAGGGCTCAGGCGGAAACGCGGGCTCCTATATCCCCAGCTACACATCGTGGTACCCTTCAGCGCACCAAGAAGCTATGCAGCAACCCCAACTTATGTGA
- the LOC105483237 gene encoding homeobox protein DLX-1 isoform X2, giving the protein MTMTTMPESLNSPVSGKAVFMEFGPPNQQMSPSPMSHGHYSMHCLHSAGHSQPDGAYSSASSFSRPLGYPYVNSVSSHASSPYISSVQSYPGSASLAQSRLEDPGQDLVPKQAIQVQEADEAGWGGSRG; this is encoded by the exons ATGACCATGACCACCATGCCAGAAAGTCTCAACAGCCCCGTGTCGGGCAAGGCGGTGTTTATGGAGTTTGGGCCGCCCAACCAGCAAATGTCTCCTTCTCCCATGTCCCACGGGCACTACTCCATGCACTGTTTACACTCGGCGGGCCATTCGCAGCCCGACGGCGCCTACAGCTCAGCCTCGTCCTTCTCCCGACCGCTGGGCTACCCCTACGTCAACTCGGTCAGCAGCCACGCTTCCAGCCCCTACATCAGTTCGGTGCAGTCCTACCCGGGCAGCGCCAGCCTCGCCCAGAGCCGCCTGGAGGACCCAG GTCAAGATCTGGTTCCAAAACAAGCGATCCAAGTTCAAGAAGCTgatgaagcagggtggggcggcTCTAGAGGGTAG